aaattatctttgacgTTCTTTGGACgtatctttttttgctgagtttatattgggTTATCTTATTGAAATGGCGTCCTAATTAAGCTGTGACACCCACaggatggcgcacaattggcccagcgccgtccagggtaggggagggtttggccggtgggctttccttggctcatcgtgctctagccaCTCCTTGTGACGGGCGCCTGCGATCTGACTCCGCTCGGTCGTCAGtcgaatggtgtttcctccgacacattggtgcggatgACATTCGGATCAAGCGAGCAGTGTGATAAGAAGTAGGCGGCCAGGCAGgacatgtttcggaggacgcatgacttgacctttGCTTCTCCTGAGCCCATTGAGGACTTGCAGAGATGAGCCAAGGGACCAAATTCGGGGAGATATATATTAATTCACTCCCTCAGTTTTAAACTGCCACAGACAgtattgttgttttattaaaccaCTGGAAAACTACTGGCCAGTAGCCATTTTGTCGTAgcacttttatttttattatgtaATTGATACTATAAAGTCTGCACTTTGTAACCTGTGTAACTCGTGCCGTGTTTTGCGTTGCTTTGTGAATGTTTCAGTTGGTTCTTAACTTTTTATTTAAATGTCATGAAATTATGGTGTAGAAATTAAAACCATtttcctttttgttttgtttttttccaaAGGTGGTATTCCCCACAGCCAACTTCCTCCCCAAGCACAAGCTGAAGGAGCTAGAGCACTACCTTCCTGCCAAGAGTGAGGCGGAGCAGCCCGAGAGTATGGACGACGACCTCTACATCTACGCCGACCTGGAAGACTGCGACCCGGCCAGAGTAAGACGCAGTCAATACCACTACATGGTGGAGGATGACTACCCGTCTGCTGGTGGGGTCCAGTGCCAGACCTCATAAGACCCCCTCACCTCACACCAACCTCTAACCCCAGGCCCCTCCGGAAACGTGCACAATCTGCATCTTTAATTTTTTATTCTCTTAACTTACAACGCTAACTGTGGTGCTGAAGCGGTCCTTTGGGCCTGATACCTGGATCTACGTTCCAATGCGACTTGGCTGCCTTTTAGTTGGATCGTGTGCCTGAGTGGATGAAATACATTTCTGGTTAAATTCCTTAGATTGAGATTTTGGAAGCGCTATGGATGCTGTCACTGACTTTTTTTAAAAGTGTTTGTATATTAGCAGGTTTTGAACACCCGctgtctgcttttttttgctTCCAAAGGTCACAAAATAAGATAGTTGGAAGCTATAATTCATGTTGCCTAATTGAATCCTCGCAGTGAAGAACCATATAGACCTTTGTGCATATTGCTCCATTTTAGAATGAAATGTTTTTGTATTCCACAttagcatagttgaaagatactTGCCAAATATTACACTATTTagtttttattcatttttaataatgatgtaatgatgcaTGTTTATCTCCATTTCATAAAATGCACATTGGCCTTGTGGTTCTTCCTCTGAATCATCCTATCTTCTGTAGTATGGCATACATGTTTATGTTCAACTGACGATGGAAAAAGTTATTTACCCCATTTGTATGATCTAGAGTTGTCTAATCTGTTTAATTCTACCACTCGTCATGGGAATTAGTCAAACTGTAAATAAACTTTCAATAGGCCTCAAGACGTTCTGCTATTGATATTGATGTGCTGTGACTGTCACAATTATTTAAAGTGTCTTGAGTATAAACTTAATGGCTAGTCTTCGACTGCCAAGTTGATAGTATTCCATTCTTGAAGTCGCATACCTTTTACCTCAGTAAAtggcagaggtgggaccaagtcattgttttataagtcaagtaagtctcaagtcttagcactcaagtcctGAGTCAAGACAGGCAATCCGAGTCAAGTCTGAAGTAAAGACCGACAAGTCAAGTTTCGAGTCCTAAAGtcaatgtgctcttcaccaaattgaataccatttcatatttttaacgaGTAAGTTAGTATATACAAATCATGAATActtttccatggaaatacatgggtagccatgagaaagacatCAATATAACAAGATATTGTAGTGCTTTCCTTCTCCAGATGTAATTTAGGCACCTAAAACAATCCTGCCATACATTTATTAAAAGGTACATCAAAACAACTGCTACTGAACTTTGAGTAGGCCTACAATTTGAACACTGGCCTGAATGTCTAGGAGAAATACAGATCCCAAAGATGGGAGATAAAACCTGAACATGGAGACTACATGTGTAATGCATAAAGTTTCATTTTTTCCTCTTATCTCCGCGCCCTATGATGTATTGCATTTGCAAAAGACCAAATCGATAAAAGTCTGTCAGTCATTTGTGCACAATGACACCATGGCTGCAGACACGCTCCACTGGAGCACTGGAGGCAGGCActaccaagaacctgatggccaCTCGGGACAGTGAAGAAAGAGCCTTCATGTTCATTGCCCAGAACAAGAGGGCATTCTGTCCTTCGCACATGTCAAGGTAGTGACTTAGCTGTAGTGCTGGAGTGGTCCCAACAGCTTTCTTCTGCCTCTTACAGTATGCTGCAAACAGCCCTTCTTGTCCAAGACTATGGTCCTCTCACTCTTCCTCATCAACAAGAGGCACAGCTTGCTCAGTCCCTGCAGCATCTTGCAGAATCAGTTCTGGAAAAACATGTAAAAGCAGAAACAAAAAGGCCAGTGGGTTAAACTGAAGAAGTATTATTGTTTCAGTCAATTGGGATTAAATTATGATAAAAAGTTACCTTTCACTCTTTGTGCCACCACCTCCTTGACCAGCACATGGTGCTCTACTCATAGAGAAAAAGCCAAGGCAGCTGCTTTGAGGTAGACTGGATCTGAAAAGAAGCAGTGATTCCATCTTGTGTCCTGGCTATTTTCACATTGATGAAGATTCCAAGAAATGTCTTgttctgttttgtttttaaatgttttgttctGGAGACTTCTGAGCAGGCCGCTCAGGAAATTTACTTGAGGCTTCCGCTGCTCCAGGCAGTGATtcagggacaggacagggggaacaACGGAACTGATTGTGTCTATCTTCTCCCCCTGTGTCAAATCTGTTGCTTCTCCAAATGGCTTCAGAATGCTCAACTCTTTCAACGTATTTCACTCCCGTACTGTGAACAACAACTCCTTGTGCCCAGACTTTTCCAGAATATGACAGAGCTTTAGATGGTCACATTGGATAACTGCCTTCACTTGTCTCAGTGTTGAGTTCCATATTTTGTTGACAGCAGCAGGGGTGCCTCAAACACCTCTTTGAATGATGTGCTTGTATGCAGCAGTGAGCTGATTTTTGATAACTTTGAAAGAGTCATCATCATCACAGCTAGAGAGTGTGGGCAAAGCGCTATAGGCTTttacacaatcgcccaaccttaacacacacacacaccctctcagtgtgtggttacagtaggtTTTAGGAACAGCAATAACATCAGGCAGGATCTTGGATGCAATGATCATgttcccgcactgactgactgtgtggaggctcattgatttaacgttacgttagactacatgctacactagcaaagttatatatagctgtcggctatattagccacgacttaaAGTTCTTTgcgcagcttcaaatgtcgaacaaagttggaagtTGTTGCACCTCCATCTGTAATTTTCAtcccgcatgttttgcaagttgcaatccgtGTTTTGTTGACTACAGTGTAGTCTTTATATCCGAGAATAATAAttttgggtatcatctttccaagggctccgtCTGAATTCACCCACCGACATTCCAGTGCACTGCCACACACAACTTTTTCTCCGCTTttattggctgctgtccgattcaaactgtaatcgttaaatgaagagttgatgcgctgcacactttttttaatagcatcgtttttaatatttgggcttggggagggtatcaagtcagttcgagtcaaaaggctcaagtccaagttaagtcacgagtcattggtgtcaaagtcgagttgcaagtctTTTTTGATTTTGTCAAATCGAGTCAAAAATCATAATATTTGTGattcgagtccacacctctggtaaATGGTGTGCTTGTTGTGAAGCCTTGGGGCCAGATTCAATCCGATCGCGTTTTGTCTGCTATGCACAATGTTCAAAGGCAATGTTCCTGCATTGTCAGAAACCAAATTCACAGTAAACGCTGCATAcagcgcatttggaaagtattcagaccccttgactttttccacagccttattctaaaattgattaaattgtagtttttctaaatctacacacaataccccataatgacaaagcaaaaacagtttttttgacatttttacaaatgtattaacatttttacatttacataagtattcagactcgggctgggcggtataccgtattttactatataccTGTATTTATGCACGGAccggtttttactttaccttctacaACGGTATTTTAATGTTTGGTTGGTTAAATGTGATACATcgtgtgtaacgtccatttttatagtcctctctctctcgctttccacAAAGACCTAGTCacaccccctgtcactcaaggaacGCATATGTTGTTGCTTGACCACGTGACACtttcgttcagtctgcatggtcaatgcagcacatgcaacaatgttgatgacaacgatgtttccatttaatataaatccacaagcgtTCTATAATTACAATGTTAgttttgtgtttcttacatctgcaaacagctatttggattttcttagcaagttaagctaaatcgtgttagccactaatgctaatcgctagttagctggctagctaataaCTCATCCATGGCATTTTCATtcgtcatgtcaaacaacactgtattcaaagtgcccactattatttatattctaactatagagtTATAATAAACATAATATTTCCATGATTCCCAAGTGTTTATTTTAATCACAATTGCAacttggttaaaaataaggcctagtATTTTTGGCCATATTGTGGCAGTGTAAGTTCTCAAATGAATGaaggaaatgcagaaattgatGGAAATGCGGGAAATTATTTTAgtttgaagttgaattgaacagtataaaccaATCcaaatggagaaagacccattgaaataatTTAGAATATATGTGTTGCCACCCAAGGGTCgtgcactactcataaagcaaatttAGAACTTTTaaatcaaaaacataaaatacgtCAAATAAAAACATAAACATTTGGAAAATACCATAtatgatatgatattttggccacatcgcccagccctaattcagaccctttactcagtactttgttgaagcacctttggcaatgattacagcctcgagtcttgttGGGCATGACGCTACcaccttggcacacctgtatttggggagtttctcccattcctcttaagctctgtcaggttggatggggagcgtcgctgaacagctattttcaggtctctccaggggaGTTTGATcggggcaactcaaggacattcagacacttgtcccgaagccactcctgctttgtcttggctgtgtgcttagggttgtcctgttggaaggtgaaacttagccccagtctgaggtcctttgaaaaacatccccacatcatgttTCTGtcaacaccatgcttcacagtaaggatggtgccaggtttcctctagatgtgacgcttggcattcaggccaaagagttcaatcttggtttcatcagaccagagcgggctgtcatgtgccttttactgaggagtcgcttccgcctggccactaccataaaggcctgattggtggagagttgcagagatggttgtcccttctggaaggttctcccatctccacagaggaactctggagctcggaCAGAGCTCcaatcgagttcttggtcaccacactgaaaaaggcccttctcccctgattgctcagtttggccggggggccagctctaggaagagtcttggtggttccaaacgccttccatttaagaataatggaggccactgtgttcttggggaccttcagtgctgcagacatttttgggtacccttgcccagatctgtgcctagacacaatcctgcctcgggGGCTCTATGGAAAATTCCTTCTACcgcacggcttggtttttgctctgacatgcattgtcaactgtggtacctttctatagacaggtgtgtgcctttccaaatcatgtctaatcaattgaatttaccacaggtagactccaagaaagttgtagaaacatcaaggatggtcaattgaaataggatgcacctgagctcaattgagtctcacagcaaagggtctgaatacttgtgtaaatattagttttttttatacattagcaaaaatttaaaaattaactgtttgctttgtcatttgaggatttttatttatttaatctattttagaattaggctgtaacgtaactaaatgtgtaaaaagtcaagaaaactttccaaatgcacaatCATGTCATCTTTTTTTGGGCTTGGGCTTGTTACATGTCATTAATGTAGggcttctaaaatgtattttatatatggctcaggtagcatcaggttaGCATTTTCATGTtgatcaaagctctaatcaaatccagactTTTTTTTGGGCACATCGCTGCATCTCACACCcctgactcgggagaggcaaaggtcgagagccgtgcgtcctccgaaacacaactcaACCAAGCCCCACTGCCCCATCTTGACACTTAACCCGGGAACCAGCTACACCAATGTGATGgcggaaacaccgtacacctggcaaccgtgtcagcgtgcactgcgcccggcccggcacaggagtcgctagtgcgcgatgggacaaggacatccctgccggccaaaccctcccctaacctggaagacgctgggccaattgtgcgccaccccatgggtctcccggtcatggccagctgcgacagagcctggattcgaacccagaatctctagtggcacagccttgcgccactcgggaggccctccaGACATATTTCTATGCGTTATAATGCCTTTGAATGACATACCGGGTTACCCAGAAGAAAAAAAGTGATTGATTCTCAGGATGGGACATATGTAAAATACCAGGAAAATATTCAATCCTGGTGTACGCAgccatcttgtctatttcaaatCTTCTCTCATTGATCATGACATGCAGCACTTTGGGGTGGACACACCAGTCTCAATGAGAGAAGATTTTATATAGACAAGATGGCAGCATACAATTGTTGGATTACCCATTTTAAATAAACTCAgcattttttttattcaaatgcCCCACCTGCAACTGGACACATTTTAGAAGATTTGCTTGACCGAATCGAGAACGATTTCAAATTCGCTGACCTATACCAAACAGTAACTAACCTGTAACTCCCAGTTAAATCACATTGATGTAACAATCTGTATCAACTGCAGGCCTGGAGTTCAGCTGAACAGTCACAGCTCTCCGAGTATGCACTCATCAGAGGTGTATGAACGACAGATAAGCACTGGATTCGACGGTGGAAAGCATAAACAACTTTTGGGTGTCATGAAAATCAGAGTAGAAAGTTCATAAGTCTTTAGGAATGTAgcgaagtaaaagttgtaaaaaatataaatagtaaggtacagataccacaaactacttaagtagtactttaaagtatttttaattaTGTACTTTACACCAGTGGTGCAAATACACTGTCATGCAAAACTGTTTTGCATGATAAGGAGTGGAATGAGGTTACGTCAAAAGGTCTAGCCTGTTAACCAAGCCAGGCAAAATTATCCGTGCTGAAAAATCTGCGTACAGGAGCAAAGCTCCACGTTAACCGTCACATCCCAGTCTTGAAAGATGCTTCAACACCAGTTACATGTCTGTCCACGAGATTGAGATTAAACGAATGATAGGGCTAATTCCTGAAATTCCAAAACCAGGAATTTCTGTTTCTAACGTGAAAATACTAAATGTAGCCATGGGATCCTTCCTACAATAGTGTGTACTACTTGACCTTTACCTCATTCAAATTAAATGATACTCTATTGGTATACAACACCAGCATGCAGCCATCAACCTGACACCCACAGCATGAATGATCCAGTTGCCAGCTTGTTCAATTCCTAATTTGACAAAATAAATTCACCCAGTTTCTTTGTGGATGTTATCCATGCCTCAGGACATCCTCAAAATTTCTACCAGAGCCACTATGTAGTTTCTCCCTAGTCAGTATATCTGGGTCAATTTGTCTGCATTTACACTGGCAGCCCCAACTcagattggtcaaaataccaattgaAAATGATCAGAATTAGACTGCTTGTCCACAAACAACACCATTTTCAGATCCTCCGGTTCAGCAGACAGTGGAAGTGCAGGACTAATATTGACACACACTAAAGGAACAATTGAAGTTAAGAGAATCTGAAATGTAGTTATGTATATGCAAAAGTTCCATGTCAACGCACAAACCGATTTTTTTTAGTCTGGCACCAGCTTCAGGCACATCAACCAACATGACAGTGTCATGCAATCTTTGTTCATTACCACAGCACCCAAAAGATGGCCACAGTTGAATGAGAATCCACTCCAGATCATAGCAGTGGGTTCCTACATTTATTTACGATTGCCCTTTGGTTTGCGGCAGTCATTAAAACAGATACCATCACAAGTCTTGTTCCCGACAGGCCTTTACAGATTAGATTTTAGCGTTCACCAATTATTTAGCAGTTTTGAGAGCCATGGAGCCTCTTAGGGGTGTGACTGATCACTAGAAATACAATCAGGATGCGTTTCAGGCATGGACATTCTTTTTGATCTATGAAACACTGAGTAAAGACCCCAGAAGCAGAATttcagcaaaacatttttttattcaatTCCACATTTCACTTCTGGCTGGACTCAGATTTGGATGTGGAGGCCCTAAGGGAGGAGAGACGGCGCCTTTTGGCGATTTGTTCCTGGCGCTTCTCCTTAGCCTCCTACAAACAAACGAGATGTGTTAGTCTTCCTACGGACTAAAAGTTATTCAATGGCAATGTTGCTGACTTCATGGGTGATATTATACCTATGGACATTTCAATTGTAATATTTTAACCATTTTATGAATCAACTTGCAACCATATCAACTCGCTTGCAATTGTAGGAATAAAATGAATGGATTCACAACATTCAGGGCAATTCATTATAAGATAATGACTAATATTACAGCTAAATGCCTTAGTGGTCTCCCTTTCCATACCTTCATCCTCTTGGCCAGCAGCTTGGCGTATTCGGAAGCCTCCTCCTTGTTCTTCTGGGTGCGCTGTTTCTTCAAGGCAATGCGGCGGCGCTTGTGCTGGAGCACACGGGGTGTCACCAACCTCTGAATCCTGGGAGCCTTGGTCCTGGGCTTCTTACCTTCAAAAGGTGTGGGAGGAGAGGTGTTACCAGTGGAATTTACTAAAGCATGAACAAGGGAAAAATAGTTATGGGTTTCAATTTTTATGAAATGTCTGTCCAGATTAGCGATTGAGAGTTGTAGCTGTTATTCAGTCTAGCCAGTATTCCCAAATGTTGAATAGTTTGGGAATGTTTGACCATTTTGTGCGTGTCAACTCATTTGGCCAACCAACATTCACATATGACAGACAAAACATCCCATTCATTTCTAATATGTCCCACACAAAATTATAAGTTAACTCAAATCAGATTTTAGACAATACACTTATTGAATAGCGACTTATTGGGAGAGCATTGCAGTTCAACCAGCCATGGTCAAAGGGTAAGGTTGCATCTAGCAAAGCAGCTCTGCAGTTTCTGTGGCACAACACTGTCCCCCCTTAGAGACTACAGACCAGCCAGAAAGGGTCTACTGGTGTGCCAGACAACTTTCACACAATTTGGCAaggagaaataaaaaataaaaatcacagtCAAGAGTTTATGAGCACCAATGAGTTTACTGATCCATTCATTAACAGAACCACTTAGAAGCAGTGCTGGCCTCACCTTCTTTAGTCAGTGGTCTCCTCACAACGTACTGCCTGACATCGTCCTCCTTGGCCAGGTTGAAGAGCTTGCGGATCTTGCTGGCCCTCTTGGGTCCCAAGCGGCGGGGCACGGTGCTGTCGGTCAGGCCAGGGATGTCCTTCTCGCCTGGGAGATGGAGGAAAAAAATGTGAAGCCACTAGATTCAAAACAGTCTAAACAGAGTCACAACCCCAATGGTTAACCACATCAAAGCGCTGGCAGCGGAAGCAGACCAGCACTGATGATGTTCAAGTAAGTTTCAATGGTAAATAGTCGTGAAACATGCACATGTCGTTTTTCTTAATATGTTTTGTCTTTTTGTATAAGGTATATTTTATGTGTGATGCAGGACTCatctgtaaaaaatgttttttatcaaTAAAAATACAGGCCCTAGTCTCGGTAGGacttccctgtcaaaataaaggtttaataaaaaaACGTATAACCTTCAAAACAACCAAATATTAAACAGGGAAGGCTTGGGAGAGCATTGCAGTTCAACCAGCCATGGTCAGAGGGTCAGGTTGCATCTGGTAAAGCAGCTCTGCAGTTTCTGTAGCACAACACTGTCCCCCCTTTGAGGCTAGATCAGCCAGAAAGGGTCTACTAAGGTGTGCCAGAGCAAGTGGTTACCATCATTACAACTCCATACCTTTCTTGATGATAACCAAGTTCAGCACACTGAGGTTGGCATCAACGATGCAGCCACGGACAGACTTGCGTTTGCGCTCTCCTGTCCTACGGGGGCGGTAACAGGAATGGCCCTTGGCAAGCAACAAGCGCACACGGCCGTGGGTCAGCACACCCTGCTTCATGGGGAAGCCCTGCTTGTCATTACCTCCGCTGATGCGCACCATGTAGCCCTGGGAGAGATGTGccaaaattaagaaaaacttGTTCTGTACAAGGACCCGTTTATCGCACAACAGTTAGACATTTGTTTAGTGGAATTTAATAGGCAAAGGCTTGGGAGAGCAATGCAGTTCAACCAGCCATGGTCAGAGGGTCAGGTTGCATCTGGTAAAGCAGCTCTGCAGTTTCTGTGGCACAACACTGTCCCCCCTTTGAGGCTAGACCAGCCAGAAAGGGTCTACTAAGGTGTGCAAGATCATGTTGAGTTTAACATGAGCAGTATCAACATTCTGTTTCAAGACACTAGGATCCAAGGCATTAAGTTGACTATTCCAAAATTACCCAAAGTTAGTCAATGAACTTGACATAAAGTGAAGATCACAATCACTAGCTTGGGACTAATTATTTTaactatataaaaaaaaaacataaccaGAAGGATCTGAAAACTGAGTAGCTTTCTTAGGGTCCACAGCTTACCTTCCACTCATCTCCCAGGGGATCAGCAGCCACCTCTGTTGCCATACGCTTCTCATAGAAGGTTCGCAGCTTGCGCTCATCATCAACTTCAATGAGCTTCTGACAGCCAGTGGCAGGAAACGAGATATTCAGctgagagacagacatacagatcaGTGCTTGTAGATTGACCAGATGTAGCAAGCTTTCCTAGTTGAGGACATAGTAATGTACATCAGGCAGATTACTTGCTAGACGATCACCTTGCACCTAAGCTACCCATCCATAACAAATTTAGATGAGTCGAATAATTAACTACTACCTAACCACATGCCTGTATGGCGAGACCTGTGAATTGAGTTCAACATGATGCAGCTGTAAACGGGATGCGGGCAATTGGCAGATACTAGCATGTTGGCTAGTTAATGCAATTGGTTTAACTCTTGTTAGCtagtttcctagaaacaagaTTAGTTATACAGAGAAATTAATTCTGCAGCTACACTATTTGGAACGATCAAATGACACGTAGTTAAGTGATGTTGGAAGCTAGCTGGCTGGAAGTGGCCTTGAGGGTGACTATGTTGTAACTAACAAACTTGCAACGGATTCGCGAAATATGGACGTGAACAAACCCACATCAAGGATAATATTCGTATCCCCCCACCCATGAACAGAAGATACTTTGTTGCCGTTATATGAAAGACGCCAGGCAAACATGCATGCACACGGACATATTTTCAGGTTCATGTACTAACGTTGTCagccatagctagctagctagctagcaacaaaaTCAATATGCATCCTAAAAGACGATGCAATATCTGACTAAACGAGATACGGACTTATAATATTTGAATGGACTACTTCAATTCGGCCTG
This genomic stretch from Oncorhynchus kisutch isolate 150728-3 linkage group LG7, Okis_V2, whole genome shotgun sequence harbors:
- the LOC109894201 gene encoding 40S ribosomal protein S6, whose translation is MKLNISFPATGCQKLIEVDDERKLRTFYEKRMATEVAADPLGDEWKGYMVRISGGNDKQGFPMKQGVLTHGRVRLLLAKGHSCYRPRRTGERKRKSVRGCIVDANLSVLNLVIIKKGEKDIPGLTDSTVPRRLGPKRASKIRKLFNLAKEDDVRQYVVRRPLTKEGKKPRTKAPRIQRLVTPRVLQHKRRRIALKKQRTQKNKEEASEYAKLLAKRMKEAKEKRQEQIAKRRRLSSLRASTSKSESSQK